A portion of the Amyelois transitella isolate CPQ chromosome 2, ilAmyTran1.1, whole genome shotgun sequence genome contains these proteins:
- the LOC106133552 gene encoding peroxisomal N(1)-acetyl-spermine/spermidine oxidase-like: MKASRMKLVCQKSPQIIRKCLGVNETTRAVIIRTNLRPMSSAVSAQGQEQCIMDSCSIGPNCKEPRVIIVGAGMAGLSAAHRLTQCGIRNFVVLEAKERPGGRIHSCWLGDAVIEMGAEWIYGACLPNSVYTLASQDRLLQTPLPRLDASRGLFCTSEGRAVDLPVTITAYHTFRQIEQQAANLFRLGGERQHGTLLNFIGLRIQQELYNFPEDQRYDAARVMFGLTNILRNRCGDDLSLVSADQYGSYIELPGGSVRVPLGYVGVMAPLLRGLPDNCIRYNKPVNVVRWGTGQAGSGRVLVKCCDGEELTADYVILTMSLGCLKCQADKLFAPPLPVCKLDAICNIGFGLSDKVFLEYAEPFWVCHEGNLKLAWSAEELQCCSDWTRGVCSIDEMPGSKHVLCAWISGQEAAMMETMADNDVAEGLTQLLRRFTGNPCLPYPQMMLRSRWASDPHFCGAYSYMSCCSTVSHQCELGTPVPGPCDAQPPKLLFAGEATVPGYFATVHGARLSGIREAERIVQLTKKFDGPPC; encoded by the exons ATGAAAGCATCGCGTATGAAATTAGTGTGTCAGAAAAGCCCTCAGATAATTAGAAAATGTCTCGGAGTCAACGAAACAACAAGGGCTGTGATCATCAGAACAAATTTGCGACCGATGAGCAGCGCTGTAAGCGCACAAGGCCAGGAACAGTGCATCATGGATTCTTGTAGCATTGGCCCAAACTGTAAAGAACCACGTGTAATAATAGTAGGAGCTGGAATGGCGGGGCTGTCGGCTGCACATCGACTCACGCAATGCGGCATTCGGAATTTTGTGGTCCTCGAAGCGAAAGAAAG aCCTGGTGGAAGAATACACTCTTGTTGGCTAGGTGATGCTGTAATTGAAATGGGTGCCGAATGGATATATGGCGCTTGTTTACCGAATTCAGTTTACACACTCGCATCACAGGACAGATTGCTGCAAACCCCTTTGCCACGTCTAGATGCTTCTCGAGGATTATTTTGTACCAGCGAAGGTCGAGCTGTTGACCTTCCAGTAACGATAACAGCATACCACACTTTCAGACAAATTGAACAACAAGCAGCTAATTTATTTCGTCTTGGTGGGGAAAGACAACACGGAACTCTACTAAACTTTATAGGACTGCGTATTCAACAGGAGTTATATAATTTTCCTGAAGATCAAAGATATGATGCTGCTCGAGTTATGTTCGGTTTGACGAACATTTTGCGAAATAGATGTGGGGATGACCTGTCCCTTGTTAGTGCTGATCAGTATGGTAGTTACATAGAACTACCTGGAGGCAGTGTTAGAGTACCTCTAGGTTACGTGGGAGTAATGGCACCTTTGCTGCGAGGTTTACCAGATAATTGTATACGGTATAACAAGCCTGTCAATGTTGTACGTTGGGGGACTGGTCAAGCAGGATCTGGACGAGTGCTAGTAAAGTGTTGTGATGGTGAGGAACTTACGGCTGATTATGTAATCCTTACTATGTCCTTAGGGTGCTTAAAATGTCAGGCAGACAAACTTTTTGCACCACCTCTGCCCGTATGTAAATTAGATGCAATATGTAATATTGGGTTTGGTTTAAGTGACAAAGTATTTCTTGAATATGCTGAACCATTTTGGGTTTGCCACGAAGGCAATCTGAAGTTAGCTTGGTCTGCTGAAGAGTTACAATGTTGTAGTGATTGGACAAGAGGCGTGTGTTCAATTGATGAGATGCCCGGAAGTAAACACGTGTTATGTGCTTGGATATCGGGACAAGAAGCTGCTATGATGGAAACTATGGCCGATAACGACGTTGCTGAAGGGTTAACGCAGTTGTTACGAAGGTTTACAGGGAATCCGTGTTTACCATATCCTCAAATGATGTTGCGCTCTCGATGGGCTTCTGACCCGCATTTCTGCGGGGCTTACTCGTATATGAGTTGTTGTTCGACAGTCAGTCATCAATGTGAATTGGGAACACCTGTACCCGGCCCTTGTGATGCCCAGCCCCCTAAACTACTGTTTGCAGGGGAAGCCACGGTTCCTGGATACTTCGCTACCGTACACGGAGCTAGGCTTAGTGGGATTCGCGAAGCAGAACGTATCGTTCAATTAACTAAGAAATTTGATGGTCCACCATGTTAG